The following are encoded in a window of Carya illinoinensis cultivar Pawnee chromosome 15, C.illinoinensisPawnee_v1, whole genome shotgun sequence genomic DNA:
- the LOC122295519 gene encoding F-box protein PP2-B10-like isoform X3 — MDITRTLPEECIAKIISGTSPRDACRLSLVSRAFEAAATSNFVWERFLPPDYQEIISSSSSSSASLNMLTKKNLYFHLCDNSILIGNSNNTSFQIDKLSGKKCLMLAARELSIIWGAGDTPYYWNWISSTQSPVLPKSRFSEVAHLRSVCWLEIKGRIETKILSPKTKYGAYFIYSMENGCYGFQTPVKVSIRLENEVEGGDAINAYLNPRIWSGTHDQQQSNEELLQINQQDGRLPIRREDMWMEIEIGEFFNGSQVDNHGAVEMCLKEVQVLNGKSGLVVHGIELRPKEES; from the exons ATGGATATCACCAGAACACTGCCGGAAGAATGTATCGCCAAGATAATTTCCGGCACATCCCCTCGGGACGCATGTAGGTTGTCGCTGGTCTCCCGTGCCTTCGAAGCCGCTGCAACTTCGAATTTCGTGTGGGAGAGGTTTCTGCCACCTGATTATCAAGAGATCATTTCTTCGTCGTCATCATCGTcggcatccttgaacatgttGACCAAGAAGAATCTTTATTTCCATCTTTGCGACAATTCAATTCTGATCGGAAACAGTAACAACACG AGTTTCCAAATAGATAAACTGAGTGGGAAGAAATGTTTGATGCTGGCTGCGAGGGAGTTAAGTATAATATGGGGAGCTGGAGACACTCCATATTACTGGAATTGGATTTCCTCAACCCAGTCACCGGTTCTACCCAAGTCTAG ATTCTCGGAAGTAGCTCATCTCAGAAGTGTTTGTTGGCTTGAAATAAAAGGCAGAATTGAGACAAAAATCCTTTCCCCAAAAACAAAATATGGGGCATACTTTATCTACTCCATGGAAAATGGTTGCTATGGTTTTCAAACCCCTGTGAAAGTATCCATTAGACTGGAAAACGAGGTGGAAGGAGGTGATGCTATCAATGCTTATTTGAATCCAAGAATATGGTCGGGTACACATGATCAACAACAATCAAATGAGGAATTATTACAAATTAACCAACAGGATGGTCGACTTCCAATCAGGAGAGAGGATATGTGGATGGAGATTGAGATTGGAGAATTCTTCAATGGCAGCCAAGTTGATAATCATGGCGCGGTCGAGATGTGCTTGAAGGAGGTTCAAGTGCTTAACGGTAAGTCTGGCCTTGTGGTCCATGGCATTGAGCTTCGGCCAAAAGAAGAAAGTTAA
- the LOC122295517 gene encoding uncharacterized protein LOC122295517 → MERDACFNCHQRGHWAKNCPFKTPDKKFEPSSAIVSLPSSSSSNDSDLPLIRCRCGQDYCLVRTSRTDKNPGRKFYTCPGVNGSKCGFFKWCDEAKNGESSKSPQSVYPLCSCGAGVCRRNTWQVGPNAGRSYFVCPIKKGHGACLFHQWEGTQDVITINDLEEECKLDVFAKSTSKNLTRGLGDLSIEHSERIKFESPEMGNPQQQSPSFVALDGHFENEQEPLIESGGHDKTLDFSNPAKYIDPSHVEASSTLHDLVLLGAELSDPIVKKTLLMSHATAWAEIYCQETQFWMQITSARDKSTQGQILGHHVLGWWGRLAFLPSRCLSVPPTRPFFCCVFPSFDPTFVQNKNVFNNEGFTDLPHSLSSADFDKPSSQISGGDTTAVSNVSWELSNPKSSSPIFEGSTTTSHLEVLEQTLVYVQNQLITSLQSMDPLKHESMTQAAKATFDVLDRLSVDYTPFRECVRKFIDLASSLADMEHPATNEHSLQELIEQYHCEKVRYEDICHFHAKTVSSLMASSQRILSLREEVSYVKDLLMRVENQLSGCEAETKVLETRAGEICKDMLGSQKSLQTLSEAMELCLRREQEQNAAKAALEMARLELGMRLCLTSM, encoded by the exons ATGGAAAGGGACGCCTGCTTCAACTGCCATCAGCGAGGCCACTGGGCCAAAAATTGCCCTTTCAAGACCCCCGACAAGAAATTTGAGCCCTCCTCTGCCATTGTTAGCCtcccctcctcctcttcttccaacGATTCTGATCTACCCCTCATTCGATGCCGTTGTGGCCAGGATTATTGCCTTGTTCGGACTTCCCGCACTGACAAGAATCCCGGGAGGAAGTTCTACACTTGCCCTGGCGTTAAC GGTAGCAAATGTGGGTTTTTTAAGTGGTGTGACGAAGCGAAAAATGGTGAAAGTAGCAAGTCTCCTCAGTCGGTGTACCCTCTTTGTTCTTGTGGCGCTGGAGTCTGTCGAAGAAACACGTGGCAAGTTGGGCCAAATGCGGGTCGAAGCTACTTTGTTTGCCCAATAAAGAAG GGACATGGAGCTTGTCTTTTCCACCAGTGGGAGGGTACCCAAGACGTTATAACAATAAATGACCTTGAAGAAGAATGCAAACTTGACGTATTTGCAAAGTCTACTTCAAAAAATCTGACCCGTGGCTTGGGTGATTTGAGTATTGAGCATTCAGAAAGGATAAAGTTTGAGTCACCGGAGATGGGAAATCCTCAACAACAATCCCCCAGTTTTGTGGCTCTAGATGGACATTTTGAGAATGAACAAGAACCCCTCATAGAGAGTGGGGGGCATGACAAAACACTTGATTTTTCAAACCCTGCAAAGTATATCGACCCATCACATGTTGAGGCCTCTTCAACTCTCCATGACCTAGTATTGTTGGGGGCTGAATTGAGTGATCCCATTGTGAAGAAAACACTCCTAATGTCCCATGCAACAGCTTGGGCTGAGATTTATTGTCAAGAGACACAGTTCTGGATGCAGATCACCTCTGCTAGAGACAAATCTACACAAG GTCAAATTTTAGGTCATCATGTTCTGGGTTGGTGGGGCCGGCTCGCTTTCCTTCCTTCTCGATGCTTATCAGTTCCTCCAACTAGGcctttcttttgct GTGTTTTCCCTTCTTTTGATCCCACCTTTGTTCAGAACAAAAATGTGTTCAATAACGAAGGCTTTACTGACCTGCCTCATAGTCTTTCAAGTGCTGATTTTGACAAGCCATCGTCACAGATATCTGGTGGGGATACTACAGCTGTGAGTAATGTTTCTTGGGAGTTGTCAAACCCCAAAAGTTCTTCCCCTATATTTGAAGGCAGCACAACAACATCACATTTGGAGGTGCTCGAGCAGACATTGGTGTATGTTCAGAATCAGCTTATTACCAGTCTTCAGTCCATGGATCCACTTAAACATGAGTCCATGACACAGGCAGCGAAAGCAACTTTTGATGTTTTGGATCGACTATCAGTTGATTATACACCTTTTCGTGAGTGTGTGAGGAAATTCATAGACCTGGCATCATCACTCGCTGATATGGAACATCCAGCCACCAATGAACATTCCTTGCAAGAGTTGATTGAGCAGTACCATTGTGAGAAAGTTAGGTACGAGGATATTTGTCACTTCCATGCCAAAACAGTGTCCTCTCTAATGGCCTCCAGTCAACGCATTCTATCTCTCCGTGAAGAGGTTTCTTATGTCAAAGATTTGCTTATGCGAGTTGAGAATCAGTTGTCCGGCTGTGAGGCTGAGACTAAGGTGCTAGAGACTCGTGCAGGTGAGATTTGTAAGGATATGTTGGGGTCCCAAAAGAGTTTGCAGACTCTTTCCGAGGCAATGGAACTTTGTCTGAGAAGGGAACAAGAGCAAAATGCTGCCAAGGCAGCCTTAGAGATGGCAAGACTTGAGCTTGGGATGCGATTGTGTTTAACCTCAATGTAG